From Salinirubellus salinus, the proteins below share one genomic window:
- a CDS encoding PhzF family phenazine biosynthesis protein: MDQRRACLVDAFTTEPLTGNAAGVVPDAAGLNDSQLQAVAAELGASETAFLAPSDDPEADRRVRYFTPTQEVDLCGHATIASHALLAEDGILDPGEHTLETNVGVLDVEVTEDGLVWMTQRPAEVEEIDEMDLAYTTVAEALDVDPAALTDIGADLPLARASTGLPFLVVPVNFLEHLGKMDPDPAKVEALTDEFDATGVYAFTFDTLEAESTLHGRMFAPGAGVPEDPVTGTASGAVAAYLDRFGAIDTDEMQFEQGEFVDRGGRVHVQVPAAPTVDGVRVGGRAVTSLDGSLLVPDHEEEEILEV, translated from the coding sequence ATGGACCAGCGACGCGCCTGTCTGGTGGACGCGTTCACGACGGAACCGCTGACCGGGAACGCCGCGGGGGTCGTCCCCGACGCCGCCGGCCTGAACGACTCGCAACTGCAGGCCGTCGCCGCGGAACTCGGCGCCAGCGAGACGGCGTTCCTCGCCCCGAGCGACGACCCCGAGGCCGACCGGCGGGTCCGCTACTTCACGCCCACGCAGGAGGTCGACCTCTGCGGGCACGCCACGATAGCGAGCCACGCCCTGCTGGCCGAGGACGGCATCCTCGACCCCGGTGAGCACACGCTGGAGACGAACGTCGGGGTCCTCGACGTCGAGGTGACCGAGGACGGGCTCGTCTGGATGACCCAGCGCCCCGCCGAGGTCGAGGAGATCGACGAGATGGACCTCGCGTACACGACGGTCGCCGAGGCGCTGGACGTGGACCCCGCCGCACTGACCGACATCGGCGCGGACCTCCCGCTGGCGCGGGCCTCGACCGGCCTCCCCTTCCTCGTCGTCCCGGTGAACTTCCTCGAACACCTCGGGAAGATGGACCCCGACCCCGCGAAGGTCGAGGCGCTGACCGACGAGTTCGACGCGACGGGCGTCTACGCGTTCACGTTCGACACGCTCGAGGCCGAGTCGACGCTCCACGGGCGGATGTTCGCCCCCGGTGCGGGCGTCCCCGAGGACCCGGTGACCGGGACGGCGTCGGGCGCCGTCGCCGCGTACCTCGACCGGTTCGGGGCCATCGACACCGACGAGATGCAGTTCGAGCAGGGCGAGTTCGTCGACCGCGGGGGCCGCGTCCACGTGCAGGTGCCGGCCGCTCCCACCGTCGACGGGGTGCGGGTCGGGGGCCGGGCGGTCACCTCGCTGGACGGGAGCCTGCTGGTCCCGGACCACGAGGAGGAGGAGATACTGGAGGTCTGA
- the ppsA gene encoding phosphoenolpyruvate synthase, with protein sequence MAVLWLEDIRSEDIDSVGGKGASLGEMTAAGLPVPPAFVVTAGTYRAFIEDTGIDEELFAAVDVDTEDSTALAEAEARAKELILGTETPDELREEILASYEELGGDEEAFVAVRSSATAEDLPDASFAGQQETFLNVTGEDLVDRVKRCWASLFTKRAIYYRNEKGFDHEKVDIAVVVQQMVDAEKSGVMFTSHPSTGEARIIIEAAWGLGEAVVSGSVSPDNYVVDRRTGEIIDETTAEKKVMMVRDEESGSTVTLDVPEDRRGERVLTDEEIATLVELGETAEAHYDEPQDVEWALVDGEVFMLQSRPITTISESAGAAASPDGAGETSEGGMLLKGLGASPGIASGPVRVVRKLDQLDKVGKGDIIVTEMTTPDMVPAMKRAAGIVTDEGGMTSHAAIVSRELGVPAVVGSGNATELLGDGQVVTIDGDKGSVSEGETKTETADDGDRHEDIRPQNPVKPMTATEVKVNVSIPEAAHRAAQTGADGVGLLRMEHMILSTGQTPEQYVENHGEDAYVDEIVRGVREVADEFYPRPVRVRTLDAPTDEFRQLEGGENEPHEHNPMLGYRGIRRSLDRPDVFAHELEAFRRLFEMGYDNVEVMFPLVNDAEDVIRARNLMEDAGIDPEKRTWGVMVETPASALAIEGMAEAGIDFASFGTNDLTQYTLAVDRNNENVADRFDELHPAVLELIGKVIQTCREHDVNTSICGQAGSKPEMVRFLVNEGISSISANIDAVRDVQHEVKRVEQKLLLDSVR encoded by the coding sequence ATGGCAGTACTCTGGCTGGAGGACATACGGTCCGAGGATATCGACTCGGTCGGGGGGAAGGGGGCCTCCCTCGGCGAGATGACCGCGGCCGGCCTGCCGGTCCCTCCGGCGTTCGTCGTCACCGCGGGGACCTACCGCGCGTTCATCGAGGACACGGGTATCGACGAGGAACTGTTCGCGGCCGTCGACGTCGACACGGAGGACTCGACGGCGCTCGCGGAGGCCGAGGCGCGGGCGAAGGAACTCATCCTCGGCACCGAGACCCCCGACGAACTGCGCGAGGAGATTCTCGCGTCCTACGAGGAACTCGGTGGCGACGAGGAGGCGTTCGTCGCGGTGCGCTCCTCGGCCACCGCGGAGGACCTGCCCGACGCCTCGTTCGCCGGCCAGCAGGAGACGTTCCTCAACGTCACGGGCGAGGACCTCGTCGACCGCGTCAAGCGATGCTGGGCCTCGCTGTTCACGAAGCGGGCCATCTACTACCGCAACGAGAAGGGGTTCGACCACGAGAAGGTCGACATCGCCGTCGTCGTCCAGCAGATGGTCGACGCCGAGAAGTCCGGCGTGATGTTCACCTCGCACCCGTCGACCGGCGAGGCGCGCATCATCATCGAGGCGGCGTGGGGCCTCGGCGAGGCCGTCGTGAGCGGGTCGGTGTCGCCCGACAACTACGTCGTCGACCGACGCACCGGTGAGATCATCGACGAGACCACCGCCGAGAAGAAGGTGATGATGGTCCGCGACGAGGAGTCCGGGTCGACGGTCACCCTCGACGTGCCCGAGGACAGGCGGGGCGAGCGCGTCCTCACGGACGAGGAGATCGCCACGCTCGTCGAACTCGGTGAGACGGCCGAGGCACACTACGACGAACCGCAGGACGTGGAGTGGGCGCTCGTCGACGGCGAGGTGTTCATGCTCCAGTCCCGGCCCATCACGACCATCAGCGAGAGCGCGGGTGCCGCCGCCAGTCCGGACGGTGCCGGCGAGACCAGCGAGGGTGGGATGTTGCTGAAGGGACTCGGGGCCTCCCCCGGCATCGCGTCGGGACCGGTCCGGGTGGTCCGCAAGCTCGACCAGCTCGACAAGGTCGGCAAGGGTGACATCATCGTCACCGAGATGACGACGCCGGACATGGTGCCGGCGATGAAGCGCGCGGCCGGCATCGTCACCGACGAGGGGGGGATGACCTCCCACGCGGCCATCGTCTCGCGTGAACTCGGCGTCCCGGCGGTCGTCGGCTCGGGCAACGCCACCGAACTCCTCGGCGACGGCCAGGTCGTCACCATCGACGGCGACAAGGGGAGCGTCTCGGAGGGCGAGACGAAGACGGAGACCGCGGACGACGGCGACCGTCACGAGGACATCCGCCCGCAGAACCCCGTCAAGCCGATGACGGCGACGGAGGTGAAGGTGAACGTCTCCATCCCCGAAGCGGCCCACCGTGCGGCCCAGACGGGGGCCGACGGGGTCGGTCTCCTCCGGATGGAGCACATGATCCTCTCGACGGGCCAGACCCCCGAGCAGTACGTCGAGAACCACGGCGAGGACGCATACGTCGACGAGATCGTCCGTGGCGTGCGCGAGGTGGCCGACGAGTTCTACCCCCGGCCCGTCCGGGTCCGCACCCTCGACGCCCCGACCGACGAGTTCCGACAGCTGGAGGGCGGCGAGAACGAACCCCACGAGCACAACCCGATGCTGGGCTACCGTGGCATCCGGCGCTCGCTCGACCGCCCCGACGTGTTCGCCCACGAACTGGAGGCGTTCCGTCGCCTGTTCGAGATGGGTTACGACAACGTCGAGGTGATGTTCCCGCTCGTCAACGACGCCGAGGACGTGATCCGCGCCCGGAACCTGATGGAGGACGCCGGCATCGACCCCGAGAAGCGCACGTGGGGCGTGATGGTCGAGACGCCCGCGTCCGCGCTCGCCATCGAGGGGATGGCCGAGGCCGGCATCGACTTCGCCTCGTTCGGGACGAACGACCTCACGCAGTACACGCTCGCGGTCGACCGGAACAACGAGAACGTCGCCGACCGGTTCGACGAACTCCACCCCGCCGTGCTCGAACTCATCGGCAAGGTCATCCAGACGTGTCGCGAGCACGACGTGAACACGAGCATCTGCGGGCAGGCCGGCTCGAAACCCGAGATGGTCCGCTTCCTCGTCAACGAGGGTATCTCCTCCATCTCCGCGAACATCGACGCGGTACGGGACGTGCAACACGAGGTCAAGCGCGTCGAGCAGAAACTGCTGCTGGACTCGGTGCGGTAA
- a CDS encoding DUF7537 family lipoprotein, which produces MRKVPVVLLAVCLVLSGCSFLGGTGTPTAGPNPGPGTDTGTPVDGQVDPPGIENGRLTDLNVLLDAHETALLETGFEADLRANATNSFEGEVYESRQRQQTIVEPGATEYRFRTTSVGDGFVANNWGNESTTVIRARIGNTTRYQVEDATADRLLTTRPVLENYLNATEMTVVERGTIRDGQQVVRLENEGTPYVDELERGVVPRNASDLRNWTVTAVVDDRGRVLQFRATGEYTLQEQAGELDIRFSVLRTDEPSVERPEWVGEALERAAEQS; this is translated from the coding sequence ATGCGAAAGGTCCCTGTCGTCCTGCTCGCCGTGTGTCTCGTCCTCTCGGGGTGTAGCTTCCTCGGGGGGACGGGCACTCCCACCGCGGGACCGAATCCGGGGCCCGGCACCGACACCGGGACCCCCGTCGACGGGCAGGTCGACCCACCGGGCATCGAGAACGGGCGACTGACCGACCTGAACGTCCTGCTGGACGCACACGAGACGGCACTGCTGGAGACGGGGTTCGAGGCAGACCTCAGGGCCAACGCCACGAACTCCTTCGAGGGTGAGGTGTACGAGTCCCGCCAGCGCCAGCAGACCATCGTCGAACCCGGTGCGACGGAGTACCGCTTCCGGACCACGTCGGTGGGCGACGGGTTCGTCGCGAACAACTGGGGCAACGAGTCCACGACGGTCATCCGGGCGCGCATCGGGAACACGACGCGCTACCAGGTCGAGGACGCGACCGCCGACCGCCTGCTCACGACCCGGCCCGTGCTCGAGAACTACCTGAACGCCACCGAGATGACGGTCGTCGAGCGTGGCACGATTCGGGACGGCCAGCAGGTCGTCCGGCTCGAGAACGAGGGGACACCCTACGTCGACGAACTGGAGCGAGGGGTCGTCCCGCGCAACGCCAGCGACCTGCGCAACTGGACGGTGACCGCGGTGGTCGACGACCGGGGCCGGGTGCTCCAGTTCCGGGCGACGGGCGAGTACACGCTGCAGGAACAGGCGGGGGAACTCGACATCCGGTTCTCGGTGCTCCGGACCGACGAACCGAGCGTCGAGCGGCCCGAGTGGGTCGGCGAGGCGCTCGAACGGGCCGCCGAGCAGTCCTGA
- a CDS encoding cell wall-active antibiotics response protein, with amino-acid sequence MNYRRLSSQAVLGAVLVLVGVALLLQTTNLYDVGPLLRYVPSLFVLVGAYALVASGFRNLVGPVLVIVVASAWQAVTLGFVDGATLLDFWPVLIILFGLSLALGRVRPRPAGTESDRVSGFALFGGVERRALSKQFREADLTALFGGTTLDLRDVERQPGADPIRVSAMAMFGAVEIIAPREWNVQMDVLPIFGAAEDSRLRTERDHEGESDTVDLVVDGFVAFGGVEVKD; translated from the coding sequence ATGAACTACCGTCGGCTGTCCAGTCAGGCCGTCCTCGGGGCGGTCCTCGTCCTCGTCGGTGTGGCACTGCTCCTCCAGACGACCAACCTCTACGACGTGGGACCGCTGCTCCGCTACGTCCCGTCGCTGTTCGTCCTCGTCGGCGCGTACGCGCTCGTCGCGAGCGGCTTCCGTAACCTCGTCGGGCCGGTGCTGGTCATCGTCGTCGCCAGCGCGTGGCAGGCCGTGACGCTCGGGTTCGTCGACGGTGCGACCCTGCTCGACTTCTGGCCGGTCCTGATCATCCTGTTCGGCCTCTCGCTCGCGCTGGGACGGGTCAGACCCCGCCCCGCGGGTACCGAGAGCGACCGCGTGAGCGGGTTCGCCCTGTTCGGCGGCGTCGAGCGCCGTGCCCTCTCGAAGCAGTTCCGCGAGGCCGACCTGACCGCCCTCTTCGGCGGTACGACGCTCGACCTGCGGGACGTGGAGCGCCAGCCCGGTGCCGACCCCATACGGGTGAGCGCGATGGCGATGTTCGGGGCGGTCGAGATCATCGCGCCCCGCGAGTGGAACGTGCAGATGGACGTCCTCCCCATCTTCGGCGCGGCCGAGGACTCACGGCTCCGCACCGAGCGTGACCACGAGGGCGAGTCCGACACGGTCGACCTCGTGGTCGACGGGTTCGTCGCGTTCGGCGGCGTCGAAGTGAAGGACTGA
- the mfnA gene encoding tyrosine decarboxylase MfnA, whose translation MQRAQPQDFSRVLSSMCTEPHPVAREAAERFLATNPGDPGTYETVAKLERKAVALLGEVTGLDDAPGYVTSGGTEANIQAVRIARNRADTRTPNVVVPQSAHFSFWKAADVLGVELRTAPLEGYEANLEAVQELVDEDTVMVLGVAGTTEYGRVDDIPALVDIADEVDALTHVDAAWGGFVLPFTDHDWDFADADIDTMTIDPHKMGQAAVPAGGLLARGPELLDELAIDTPYLESHSQVTLTGTRSGAGVASAAAVMAELWPAGYREQYETSRSNARWLADALAARDVGYVEPDLPIVAIDLAHDAIDDLREFGWRVSRTEAGEARVVMMPHVTRSMLEEFVADVERVV comes from the coding sequence ATGCAGCGGGCCCAGCCGCAGGACTTCTCGCGCGTGCTCTCCTCGATGTGTACGGAACCACATCCGGTCGCCCGTGAGGCTGCCGAGCGGTTCCTCGCCACGAACCCCGGCGACCCCGGCACGTACGAGACGGTCGCCAAACTGGAGCGGAAAGCCGTCGCGCTCCTCGGCGAGGTGACGGGCCTCGACGACGCCCCCGGCTACGTCACCTCCGGCGGCACGGAGGCGAACATCCAGGCGGTCCGCATCGCGCGCAACCGCGCGGACACCCGCACGCCCAACGTCGTCGTCCCGCAGAGTGCGCACTTCTCGTTCTGGAAGGCCGCCGACGTGCTGGGCGTCGAGCTTCGCACGGCGCCGCTCGAGGGGTACGAGGCGAACCTCGAGGCCGTGCAGGAGCTCGTCGACGAGGACACCGTGATGGTGCTCGGCGTCGCCGGCACCACCGAGTACGGCCGCGTCGACGACATCCCCGCGCTCGTCGACATCGCCGACGAGGTGGACGCCCTGACGCACGTCGACGCCGCGTGGGGTGGGTTCGTCCTGCCGTTCACGGACCACGACTGGGACTTCGCCGACGCCGACATCGACACGATGACCATCGACCCGCACAAGATGGGGCAGGCGGCGGTGCCCGCCGGCGGCCTCCTCGCTCGCGGGCCCGAACTGCTGGACGAACTCGCCATCGACACCCCCTACCTCGAGAGCCACTCGCAGGTCACCCTGACCGGGACGCGGTCGGGCGCGGGCGTGGCGAGCGCCGCGGCCGTGATGGCGGAACTCTGGCCCGCGGGCTACCGCGAGCAGTACGAGACCTCGCGGTCGAACGCGCGGTGGCTCGCCGACGCGCTCGCGGCGCGCGACGTGGGGTACGTCGAACCGGACCTCCCCATCGTCGCCATCGACCTCGCGCACGACGCCATCGACGACCTCCGCGAGTTCGGCTGGCGCGTCTCACGCACCGAGGCCGGCGAGGCCCGCGTCGTGATGATGCCCCACGTCACGCGGTCGATGCTGGAGGAGTTCGTGGCGGACGTCGAGCGGGTCGTCTGA
- a CDS encoding YqaA family protein, whose product MTLPAPVVPLDFHAGAFRALEAAVKTATGPLGLGLIFVYSFLIAFVLPLPSEVVLLAPLELGLPYEAKLALIMLVSGAGKAAGSVFAFAIGQEAKQSGPIIRLLRRSRFDVIAWSERQTVDLARKYGYAGLALALCVPGFPDTLSIYAFAVLEEDYLKFALATFLGSVGRLLFTVAVFGGAAAVI is encoded by the coding sequence CTGACCCTCCCCGCGCCAGTCGTGCCGCTCGACTTCCACGCGGGTGCGTTCCGTGCGCTGGAGGCTGCCGTCAAGACCGCGACCGGCCCGCTCGGTCTCGGACTCATCTTCGTCTACTCCTTCCTCATCGCGTTCGTCCTGCCCTTGCCCAGCGAGGTGGTCCTGCTCGCGCCGCTCGAACTCGGGTTGCCGTACGAGGCGAAGCTCGCGCTCATCATGCTCGTCTCGGGCGCGGGCAAGGCCGCAGGCAGCGTGTTCGCGTTCGCCATCGGCCAGGAGGCCAAACAGTCCGGGCCCATCATCCGCCTGCTCCGTCGCTCGCGGTTCGACGTCATCGCGTGGTCGGAGAGACAGACCGTCGACCTCGCCCGGAAGTACGGCTACGCCGGGCTGGCGCTGGCGCTCTGCGTGCCGGGGTTCCCGGACACGCTCTCGATCTACGCGTTCGCCGTCCTCGAGGAGGACTACCTGAAGTTCGCGCTCGCCACGTTCCTCGGGAGCGTCGGCCGCCTCCTGTTCACGGTGGCCGTGTTCGGCGGCGCCGCGGCCGTCATCTGA
- a CDS encoding HAD family hydrolase, which produces MRILLDYGGVLAFHGDERDHADLLGVDSEVDPYPGWIAYFAFRDGFVTTEAGYLDLLSTLTGADRAACREYVERTWRSPEVPETHVAAIEELAADHELYVHGNMALPWVEAVLEDHAIRDCFAELVVSSDVGRAKPHPRGYLRCLEGLDDGDRVVMVSDEYDEDLFVADALGIETVWVEQDDEVPVKEPDYTVESLVTVPELLREGN; this is translated from the coding sequence ATGCGTATCCTCCTCGACTACGGCGGCGTCCTCGCGTTCCACGGCGACGAACGCGACCACGCGGACCTGCTCGGCGTCGACTCCGAGGTCGACCCCTACCCCGGCTGGATCGCCTACTTCGCGTTCCGCGACGGCTTCGTCACGACCGAGGCGGGCTACCTCGACCTGCTCTCGACGCTCACCGGAGCCGATCGGGCGGCCTGCCGCGAGTACGTCGAGCGGACGTGGCGCTCGCCCGAGGTGCCCGAGACGCACGTCGCGGCCATCGAGGAACTGGCGGCCGACCACGAACTGTACGTCCACGGCAACATGGCCCTGCCGTGGGTGGAGGCGGTACTGGAGGACCACGCTATCCGCGACTGTTTCGCCGAACTCGTCGTCTCCAGCGACGTGGGGCGCGCGAAGCCACATCCACGCGGCTATCTACGGTGTCTGGAGGGGCTCGACGACGGCGACCGCGTCGTGATGGTCAGCGACGAGTACGACGAGGACTTGTTCGTCGCTGACGCGCTCGGCATCGAGACGGTGTGGGTCGAACAGGACGACGAGGTGCCGGTGAAGGAGCCGGACTACACGGTCGAGTCGCTCGTGACGGTGCCGGAACTGCTTCGGGAAGGAAACTGA